A genomic segment from Oncorhynchus clarkii lewisi isolate Uvic-CL-2024 chromosome 12, UVic_Ocla_1.0, whole genome shotgun sequence encodes:
- the LOC139421073 gene encoding globoside alpha-1,3-N-acetylgalactosaminyltransferase 1-like isoform X2: MVSPEKLLYKQPSVLVGRTDVVSVTPWLAPIIWEGTFDPVLVDNIYKPMNLTIATTVFAIGKYVRFLQDFLETAEKHFMVGFNMRYYVFTDRPHDVPSVNLTRGRHLSVIQVPGSKRWQEISARRMEIIQTTIERQIRREADYIFCLDVDSKFHAHWGSESLGRLVAVIHPGYYEQTRDRFPYERRPASTAYIPMDEGDYYYGGAMIGGFVEDVYTLAKVCQTRFEEDAGNSIEAAWQEESHLNRYLLYNKPSKVLSPEYLWQDFKAKTKEVKVIRFSGVIKNYAEVRSNVENEEVAIRPAKEKLNLVVAVK; this comes from the exons ATGGTCTCTCCTGAAAA GCTATTGTACAAGCAGCCCAGTGTCTTGGTGGG ACGTACTGATGTGGTGTCAGTGACCCCATGGTTGGCACCCATCATCTGGGAAGGCACCTTTGACCCTGTGCTTGTCGACAATATCTACAAGCCCATGAACCTCACAATAGCAACCACCGTGTTTGCCATTGGAAA ATACGTCAGGTTTCTCCAAGATTTTCTGGAGACAGCAGAGAAGCACTTCATGGTCGGCTTCAACATGCGCTACTACGTTTTCACTGATCGTCCCCACGATGTTCCTTCAGTGAACCTGACTCGGGGGAGACATTTGAGTGTGATCCAGGTCCCGGGTTCAAAACGCTGGCAGGAGATATCAGCCCGGAGGATGGAGATCATCCAGACCACCATCGAACGTCAGATCAGAAGGGAGGCCGACTACATCTTCTGTCTGGACGTAGACAGCAAGTTCCACGCTCACTGGGGGTCCGAGTCTCTTGGAAGGCTGGTTGCTGTGATACACCCAGGCTACTACGAGCAGACCCGTGACCGCTTCCCGTACGAACGGCGTCCAGCCTCGACGGCCTACATCCCCATGGATGAGGGAGACTACTACTATGGCGGGGCAATGATCGGAGGGTTCGTGGAGGATGTGTACACACTAGCAAAGGTATGTCAGACCCGGTTTGAGGAGGATGCGGGGAATTCCATCGAGGCTGCCTGGCAGGAGGAGAGCCACCTCAACAGGTACCTGCTCTACAACAAGCCCAGCAAGGTGTTGTCTCCAGAGTACCTGTGGCAGGACTTCAAGGCCAAAACCAAAGAGGTCAAAGTAATTCGCTTCTCAGGGGTCATTAAAAACTATGCTGAAGTTCGTTCCAATGTAGAAAACGAGGAAGTGGCTATTAGACCGGCAAAAGAAAAACTAAATTTAGTCGTAGCGGTAAAATAA